A stretch of DNA from Roseofilum reptotaenium CS-1145:
ACTGTTCTGGATTTAACTGTCCGGTGGCGAGATAATCCAGAAAAAACAGAGGTTCAGCACCAGAAGTGAGCACATCATTAACACACATCGCGACTAGATCGATGCCAATCGTATCGTGGCGATCGCACGCTTGGGCAATTTTGAGCTTAGTTCCTACCCCATCAGTTCCCGAAACTAACACCGGTTCTGAATATCCTCCCGGCAACTGAAAATAGCCCCCAAATCCACCCAGTCCCCCCAAAACTTCAGGGCGATAGGTACTTTTAACCCAACGACGAATCTGGCTCACAAACGCCCGACCCGCCTCAATATTTACTCCTGACTCCTGATAATCCATGGTTTCTGCTCCCTATGTACCTGTAAGTTGAGGCATATATCAAATATTCTTATCTATCGTGGGATCGCAGGGTGTACCTTAGTCTGGGCAATCCATACAGCGTACTTTTACTTAGTTTTTTGGGGATCGCGGCCTTCCCCAATCCCAAAAAATTGTGATAGCCTATCGCTGTTCAACCTAAAAACCAAATTCATAACGATTTCGATTTTTAGACTAAGAAACTTAAAACCCTCCACAACTGAAGGTTATTCTACCCTCTGTTGGAGCGGGAAAAGTAGGGCTAAGTCAATCTGATAACAACCGTAAATTCAGATGGCATATCAGAGTTCAGACTCTGCCTCTTTTGTCCTAATCACCCAAGACTTTATGAACCAACATCTTTGGAAAAGCTTAACCGTTTCTGCTCTCCTCTTGACCCTGGGCTCGGGGACTTCTAGTCATGCAGAACCCAACGATCAGCTTGCTAATCGTATGGCTCCTGAGTCGGAGGAGATCGCCCAACAAAAACAAGAAAAACAAAATCTGACTGCTTTGGAACTCCCAGAGGTGGGGACTTCCAATACCCCTGAAACCGGCGAAAGTCAGAGCATTGCTCAGAACCCAGACCCGGAGATTGTCAGCGCTACACAGACTCAGCCAAATTCTGTTACCAAGATTTATCCCCATACCCTCAATGGACAGGCAGCCGCTACCTTATATGTTCAAAATATTCCTGTCCTCACCTTTCTCGGTGAACCCATTACTCAAGAAATAACTCAGGAAACTGCGGCCCCCTTATCAACCACCCCAGTTTCCATGGTCAATTTATCGGATACTGAACCAGTTCAAGACGCAGAGCAAGTCGCCGAAAAACTATCCGAATGGGTGAGAACGGTAGAAGATGCCCAGGAGATCGCTCTTAAATGGGATGAAGACTTAGAAACCTATCTCATTCAAGCCCAAGAGAAAACCCTAGTTACCATGGGCAAAGATGTAATTCTACCCGATACAACCCATGACTCTACCCAAGATGCGGTTCAAGCCACTAATCGGCTACGCCGTCTTCTCGGGAATGCCCCTCCTATTGAAGAAGTCTATGGTAAACCGGTCATTGCTCCGGCTAAAGAACCCCACAATACCCTGTCTTCCGAGAGGCAATTAGTCGCGGTTCAAGCCATTAGTGGTTGGGCTTCTTGGTATGGGCCCGGCTTCCATGGTAATTTAACCGCTAATGGGGAAATTTATAACCAATATGGGTTAACGGCTGCCCATCGGAATTTACCTTTCGGTACAATGATACGTGTCACCAACATAGATAATGGTCGTTCCTTAGTGGTACGCATTAATGACCGTGGCCCCTATGTTCGGAACCGCATTATTGACCTGTCTAAAGGAGCGGCTCAAGAACTGGGATTAATCAGTACGGGGGTTGCCCCAGTACGGGTGGAAATCCTGGAAAGATAGTAGACTTCTTGCAAGAATGAGGCAATAGGCATGAATAGCAATAATCATTAAGAATATAGGGTTATTGCATTTCTATTCATTGTCTGCTCACTTATGCAAGAGACCGAGTTGGGATCAATTCTCCTTCTGGTAAACCTAACCTGGTACACCATTCATAACGAGGCGACTGTGCATCTGTACAAAACGATTGCTGCTCTTCAAACTTATTTACGGCAGCAGTCTCCCTCTGTAGTTTTGGCTCTTGTCCCCACCATGGGATCGCTTCATGGGGGGCATTTGCGTTTAATCGAGTTAGCCCGACAAGAAAGCGATCGCGTAATAGTCAGTATTTTTGTTAACCCGCTTCAATTTGGGCCGAATGAGGATTTAGCCACCTATCCCCGAAATTTAGAGCGCGACTGTGAACTGTGTCGCCAAGCTGGGGCAGATGTGGTGTTTGCGCCTACTCCAGAAGCAATGGGGATTGCAGGCGATTCGACCGCCCCAACTCTGGTGATTCCTCCAGAATCGATGACTTCGGTACTCTGTGGTCAAACTCGTGTGGGCCATTTTCAGGGGGTGGCAACTATCATCACCAAGTTATTTAATGTAGTTCGTCCCCATCGAGCCTATTTTGGCCAAAAAGATGCTCAACAACTGGCGATTATTCGCCAGTTAGTGCGAGATCTGAATCTGGGAGTTGAGATTATCGGTTGTCCAACAGTACGGGAAGCCTCGGGATTAGCCATGAGTTCTCGCAATCAGTATTTAAGCGATCGCGATCGCGAAGAAGCCTTAGTCTTATATCAGGGACTCAAGAGCGCAGAAACGGCGTTTAAAAACGGCGATCGCACCCGCGAAGGGTTAATCGGTGCATTTCAGGCGATCGCCAAAACCATGCCGAATGTACAGATCGAATATGCAGATTTAGTCGATCCTCAGACCCTAGAACCTTTACAGACGATCCTTTTTGAGGGACTATTAAGTGTTGCAGCTAAAGTGGGTTCTACTCGTTTGATTGATAATATTATCTTGTGCGACCGCCGCCCCATCATTGCTATCGATGGTCCAGCAGGAGCCGGAAAATCAACTATTGCTCGCCAAGTGGCCGAACAACTCGGCCTGTTATATCTAGATACGGGAGCCATGTACCGAGCCGTGACTTGGTTAGTGCAACAAGCAGGAATTGCCTTAACTGACGAACCGGCTATTGTGGAATTAGTCAGTGAATGTGAGATTCGCTTTGAGTATTCCCCGGATTGGTCAGACAATAGAGATCAACGGCCATGCGTCCCGACCTCACCGCAAGATTTGTATCCTGAAACCGCAGGAGGCAGTAGCCGAGTTGCTTATCTCGAAAAAGGCACCCGTGGCCTCTGCCAAGTCTTTATTAATAATCAGAATGTTACCGAAGTGATTCGGTCTTTAGAAGTAACCGCTCAAGTTTCGGCGATCGCCAGTTTAGGTGCTGTGCGCCAGAAGCTGGTTGAGCAACAACAATTATGGGGAAAACGAGGCGGACTCGTAGCCGAAGGACGGGATATTGGAACCCACGTCTTTCCTGAGGCTGACCTGAAAATTTTCCTCACCGCCTCAGTTGAAGAACGGGCGAAAAGACGACAACGGGATTACTTAGCTCAATCCTCCCACTCATCGCCAACCCTTCCCAGCACGGAACAATTGGAGCAAGACATCCGTAAGCGAGATTATACCGACAGTCACCGAGAAATTTCTCCCTTACAGAAAAGTCCACAAGCGATCGAGATTCTCACAGACAACCTGAGTATCGACGAAGTGACCCATAAAATTATTACTCTCTATGAGTCTACTGTGTTGAGGCTTAATTAAGGCCTCATTCAGCAATTCTTCCCAAGTTCAGCTACCCAGATCACACAGTGTAGAGTACTAAGATCACGTACCCACTCCAAGGATCGATGCATAGTGGGAGAGTAGAGGCGAGTTTACCGAAATTTTCGTGAATCTGCCCCTACAGAATCCCCCCAATGGAAAACGCCTTACTACCAATGGGGTCGGGAAACTGACTAAGGAATGAATTCACCGTGTTATCCTCATCTAGCTCCGATCATTTAACCCTAACCCAGGATCTCTACCAACGAGTCCTTGATTCAATCTATCAATCCTGTGGCGAACTCTTGCAAGAATGCCTAGATCGCTGTAACTTTGGCATTGCTCCTGATGCCCAAGGAATCAATACCTTGCTTATCGTTGCGCCCAATCAAACCCTAGCTGAACAGCTTGTCTCTCACCTGGCTCATACTCAACACTCCAAAGACTCGCTCCTCAGCCATATCTCAGAACAAATGATCGGCATTCATCAAACCGCTATTTGTTTTATCCCCATTGCCCAATTTCAACCTTCGCCCAACTCCATCAGGTCTGAGTTTTTAGTCGGTCAAGTTTTCCAGCATCATCTGTAATCGCTTTCTATAGCTTGTTCAATCCAACTGTCGAATACGTCTTGATTTTTGGCAATCCATTCATCAACATGGCGATCGATATCTTCAAAACTATCTTCCCCTTCTTCGACCAGTTTATTTTGAGCATTAATATCTTCAATGGGAATTTTGATTAACTCAAATAACTTGCTTGCCGCTGGATTAACTTCCACAAATTTTCGATTAGCGACAATTCTCAGATTCTCGACCGCAAACCCAAAATTTTTCCCATTAACTGTTGTATCTGCTTCAGATACATTCCCTTGGGATTCCGGTAAATCAGTATACGGAACTTCTAACCAGACCACATCTTCCCCAGGTTTCAATATACTTCCTAGCGAATGGGGAGTCCAGGTGTAGAACAAGACCGGTTTGCCCTCCCGATAACGGGTTATCGTATCGGCCATTAATGCTACATATTTTCCATTATCTTGTTCAACCGTATCTGTGAGACCATAAACCTCTAAATGATGTTGGATGACTAACTCACAGGCCCAACCAGAGTCACATCCGATTAAATTGGCTTTCCCGTTCCCATCCGTATCAAAAAGCTTGGCGATTTCAGGGTCTTTTAGTTGTCCGATGTCACTGAGATTATACTCTTCTGCCGTTTTTTTATCAATTTGATACCCTTGCAATAAATCCTGAACAATTACCCCAAGTTTGCTTAATTTCTCATCGCCACCACTATTTTGGTAGATTTCAGTTTGGATTTTTTCCCAATGATGGCTTGTGTAATCTAAATCTCCGTTGGCGATCGCTAAAAACATACTTGTATAGGGAATTTCTGCCGGTGGTGGAGTCTCATATCCCAATTGTTGTAAAGCTTTATTAACAATCTGTACTTGAAAGTGATTTTCTAGAGTCGTAGTACGAACTGATTTAACCGTTATCCCTTTTCCCGGTAAATCCGTCGAGATCTCTTCTGTGTTATTCTCTCCAGAAGAACGGTTGCTGGTCGTAGGTTGGCAGGCAAAAATCCCCAACAGTAACGTGAGAAAAACTGCTCCCAAGGTAATATTTCTTCTCCCCATCGTATCGGTCTTGTCCTTTTTTTGGGTCTCAAAAGTGTAAAATGTTAATGATTAGGGGTCAACAAGCGTTGACCCCTGCTTTCAATTAAGCCTCAACAGCCACCTTCTCGGTAACCGGGTTATCATTCACCTCTGGAGAATTCGCTTCCGAAGGAGGAACGACTTGCCAGAACTTAGGCAAATAGGTTTCCCAGTTCTCTAAAATCATCTTGGCTTTCGGACTTCCCGTGCGGGAATAGTGCAACTCAATCAACTCTCGCACAGAGGCTGCACCCACCTTCGAGGTTACCCGTTGAATGGTAACAATCTCGGTATTAATTTTTTCCGGGAAATTCTCATTTTCATCGAGAATATAAGCCAATCCTCCGGTCATCCCTGCCCCCACATTGCGGCCAGTCGATCCGAGAACCACAACTACACCACCCGTCATATACTCGCAGCAGTGGTCGCCCGCACCTTCAATGACAGCTTTGCCGAGGGAGTTGCGAACCGCAAAACGCTCTCCGGCCTGACCATTGGCAAACAGAATACCGCCGGTTGCACCATAGAGACAGGTATTGCCGACGATGACATTTTCCGAGGGGTCAAACGTTACATTCATTGCTGGAACGATGACAATTTCGCCCCCATGCATTCCTTTACCCACATAATCATTCGCATCTCCGGTCAGGTGCAGATGCATTCGGGGTAAATTAAATGCGCCAAAACTTTGCCCCGCATTGCCGGTAAAGGACAGTTTCAACTCCCCGCTAAAGCCGCTATTGCCGTAGCGACGGGCAATTTCACCAGAGATGCGCGCTCCTACGGAGCGGTCAGTGTTGACAATTTTCCAGGTTTTGCTCACCTTGCTTTGTTCAGAAATGGCGGATTTAATCTCGGCATCGGCTAAGATGTCGTCATCTAAAACTGGGCCGTTGGAGTGAACGGGGCCGTGGCCCAGCCAACTGCGATCGCTTCTAGTATCGGGTAAATCGTCAATTAGGGACAGGACATGAATATGGTTGGTTTTGGCTAACTCTACATTCCGCACCTGCAACAGGTCAGCACGACCGATAATTTCGTTTAAGGAACGATAGCCCAACCGTGCCAAGAGTTGACGCACTTCTTCAGCGACAAAATAGAAGAAGTTGACTACATGGCCCGGGATACCGGTAAACTTCTGGCGCAGTCGTTCTTGTTGGGTAGCAACTCCTACGGGGCAATTGTTGGTGTGGCAAATGCGAGCCATAATGCAGCCTTCAGCAATCATGGCAATGGAGCCAAATCCATATTCTTCAGCTCCCAAGAGTGCGGCCATGACCACATCCCAGCCGGTTTTGAGACCGCCATCAGCCCGGAGTAAAACGCGATCGCGCAATCCATTTTCCATCAGCATCCGATGGACTTCAGTTACGCCCAATTCCCAGGGCACACCCGCATGTTTAATCGAACTCAGGGGACTCGCACCCGTTCCACCATCATGGCCGGAAATTTGGATAATATCGGCATTAGCTTTAGCGACTCCACAGGCAACCGTACCGATACCAACTTCTGACACCAGTTTGACACTCACGCCTGCATTGGGATTAATTTGATGCAGGTCAAAAATAAGCTGTGCTAAGTCTTCAATGGAATAAATATCGTGGTGGGGAGGAGGAGAAATCAGAGGTACACCGGGTTTTGATCTGCGCAACATGGCGATATAGGGACTCACCTTTTTACCGGGAAGTTGCCCCCCTTCTCCGGGTTTGGCTCCTTGCGCCATCTTAATCTCAATCTGTTTGCCATTCATCAGGTATTCAGGAGTCACGCCAAAGCGCCCCGAAGCTACCTGTTTAATGGCACTGCTGGCGGTATCTCCAGCTTGCAGACCCTTGAGGTGGGCAAAACTAGCACTATTTCCTTCACCATCGACATCATGAAGGACGGTATAGCGCAAGGGATCTTCGCCTCCTTCTCCAGAGTTCGATTTACCACCCAGACGGTTCATGGCGATCGCCAAAGTTTCATGAGCTTCCCGTCCCAAGGCTCCTAGAGACATTCCTCCGGTACAGAACCGTTTGACAATGTTTTCGACGGGTTCTACTTCTTCGAGGGGAATAGATTGAGTATTGGGGCGGAACTCCAGTAAATCCCGCAAGGCGCAAGGGGGACGCTCTTGCAGCATTTTTTGGTACAACTCGTAATGGTCATATCCATCCGTTCCATTTTTCACTGCCTTATGCAATGCCTTGGATATTTCCGGAGAATTCATGTGATATTCTAGACCGGTGCGATACTGAACAAAACCGCGATTTTCCAGTTTTTTGCCTTCAAGTTCTGGGAACGCCTTGGCATGAAATTGTAGAGTTTCTTGGGCTAACTCATCCAGAGATAGGCCACCGACTCGCGATACGGTTCCTTCAAAGGCTAGATCCAACAACTCTTCACCAATACCGATCGCCTCAAAAATCTGTGCCCCATGATAGGAAGAGAGTAGAGAAATCCCCATTTTAGAGAGGATTTTCAGCAGTCCTAACTCGATCGCATGGCGGTAGTTATCTAAAGCTTGTTCCATCGAGATCTTGGGCAGTTTGCCGCGCTCCATGAACCCTTGGGTGCGATCGCTGCTCCACCAATGACGCACGGTTTCCAAAGCCAGATAGGGACACACTGCCGACGCACCATAGCCGACTAAACAGGCCACATGATGGGTACTCCAACATTGAGCTGTATCGATCACAATGGAGGTTTCACAGCGCAATTTATTGCGAATCAAATGGTAGTGAACTGCACCGGTTGCGACTAGGGGAGAAATATAGGTTTGGCTTGCCCTGAGCGGAGTCGAAGGGTCGGGCGTAATGTTGCGGTCTGTGAGAACAACCACTTTCGCCCCTTCTCTGACTGCGGTATCTACGCGATCGCACAGTTGGTCAATAGCAACCTGAAGAGATTCTCCCACCGGATACAATGTGGAAACTTCCCGTGCTTTG
This window harbors:
- the panC gene encoding pantoate--beta-alanine ligase; this encodes MHLYKTIAALQTYLRQQSPSVVLALVPTMGSLHGGHLRLIELARQESDRVIVSIFVNPLQFGPNEDLATYPRNLERDCELCRQAGADVVFAPTPEAMGIAGDSTAPTLVIPPESMTSVLCGQTRVGHFQGVATIITKLFNVVRPHRAYFGQKDAQQLAIIRQLVRDLNLGVEIIGCPTVREASGLAMSSRNQYLSDRDREEALVLYQGLKSAETAFKNGDRTREGLIGAFQAIAKTMPNVQIEYADLVDPQTLEPLQTILFEGLLSVAAKVGSTRLIDNIILCDRRPIIAIDGPAGAGKSTIARQVAEQLGLLYLDTGAMYRAVTWLVQQAGIALTDEPAIVELVSECEIRFEYSPDWSDNRDQRPCVPTSPQDLYPETAGGSSRVAYLEKGTRGLCQVFINNQNVTEVIRSLEVTAQVSAIASLGAVRQKLVEQQQLWGKRGGLVAEGRDIGTHVFPEADLKIFLTASVEERAKRRQRDYLAQSSHSSPTLPSTEQLEQDIRKRDYTDSHREISPLQKSPQAIEILTDNLSIDEVTHKIITLYESTVLRLN
- the proX gene encoding glycine betaine/L-proline ABC transporter substrate-binding protein ProX, with the translated sequence MGAVFLTLLLGIFACQPTTSNRSSGENNTEEISTDLPGKGITVKSVRTTTLENHFQVQIVNKALQQLGYETPPPAEIPYTSMFLAIANGDLDYTSHHWEKIQTEIYQNSGGDEKLSKLGVIVQDLLQGYQIDKKTAEEYNLSDIGQLKDPEIAKLFDTDGNGKANLIGCDSGWACELVIQHHLEVYGLTDTVEQDNGKYVALMADTITRYREGKPVLFYTWTPHSLGSILKPGEDVVWLEVPYTDLPESQGNVSEADTTVNGKNFGFAVENLRIVANRKFVEVNPAASKLFELIKIPIEDINAQNKLVEEGEDSFEDIDRHVDEWIAKNQDVFDSWIEQAIESDYR
- the gltB gene encoding glutamate synthase large subunit; this encodes MDRILTQDQLHPLTGSSDLGTSGREEKVLRQLTEERDACGVGVIAHPQGIASHDLITKALSGLTCLEHRGGCSADRDSGDGAGVMTGIPWDLFQDWSQTEGITLPSPSHMGVAMVFLPQDGSARNKAKALFEQHLKEEGLKPLGWRVVPVNLEILGPQARENEPQIEQLLVESPNLSGQELERLLYLTRKKTHLDADRSGVEIYIVSFSTRQILYKGMVRSVILGDFYRDLKNPLYTSSYAIFHRRFSTNTMPRWSLAQPLRMLGHNGEINTLLGNLNWMRTREVEFTSPVWGDRLKELLPLTNRSASDSANLDNVFELMVLSGRTPMEALMILVPEAFHNQPALDDHQEIIDFYEYYAGIQEPWDGPALLVFSDGRTVGAALDRNGLRPARYSLTKDGYIVIASETGSILLDESEVIEKGRLGPGQMMAIDLENHQVLHNWEIKQQVASQYPYGEWLKAGTHDLAELPWDTHLNLDEKTLLTSQTAFGYTSEDVEMVVQSMAELGKEPTFCMGDDIPLAVLSQKPHVLYDYFKQRFAQVTNPPIDPLREKLVMSLQIRLGDHPNLLDPQSRKTTQLRLPTPILSEAELSTLEHSLLKAREVSTLYPVGESLQVAIDQLCDRVDTAVREGAKVVVLTDRNITPDPSTPLRASQTYISPLVATGAVHYHLIRNKLRCETSIVIDTAQCWSTHHVACLVGYGASAVCPYLALETVRHWWSSDRTQGFMERGKLPKISMEQALDNYRHAIELGLLKILSKMGISLLSSYHGAQIFEAIGIGEELLDLAFEGTVSRVGGLSLDELAQETLQFHAKAFPELEGKKLENRGFVQYRTGLEYHMNSPEISKALHKAVKNGTDGYDHYELYQKMLQERPPCALRDLLEFRPNTQSIPLEEVEPVENIVKRFCTGGMSLGALGREAHETLAIAMNRLGGKSNSGEGGEDPLRYTVLHDVDGEGNSASFAHLKGLQAGDTASSAIKQVASGRFGVTPEYLMNGKQIEIKMAQGAKPGEGGQLPGKKVSPYIAMLRRSKPGVPLISPPPHHDIYSIEDLAQLIFDLHQINPNAGVSVKLVSEVGIGTVACGVAKANADIIQISGHDGGTGASPLSSIKHAGVPWELGVTEVHRMLMENGLRDRVLLRADGGLKTGWDVVMAALLGAEEYGFGSIAMIAEGCIMARICHTNNCPVGVATQQERLRQKFTGIPGHVVNFFYFVAEEVRQLLARLGYRSLNEIIGRADLLQVRNVELAKTNHIHVLSLIDDLPDTRSDRSWLGHGPVHSNGPVLDDDILADAEIKSAISEQSKVSKTWKIVNTDRSVGARISGEIARRYGNSGFSGELKLSFTGNAGQSFGAFNLPRMHLHLTGDANDYVGKGMHGGEIVIVPAMNVTFDPSENVIVGNTCLYGATGGILFANGQAGERFAVRNSLGKAVIEGAGDHCCEYMTGGVVVVLGSTGRNVGAGMTGGLAYILDENENFPEKINTEIVTIQRVTSKVGAASVRELIELHYSRTGSPKAKMILENWETYLPKFWQVVPPSEANSPEVNDNPVTEKVAVEA
- a CDS encoding septal ring lytic transglycosylase RlpA family protein, whose amino-acid sequence is MAYQSSDSASFVLITQDFMNQHLWKSLTVSALLLTLGSGTSSHAEPNDQLANRMAPESEEIAQQKQEKQNLTALELPEVGTSNTPETGESQSIAQNPDPEIVSATQTQPNSVTKIYPHTLNGQAAATLYVQNIPVLTFLGEPITQEITQETAAPLSTTPVSMVNLSDTEPVQDAEQVAEKLSEWVRTVEDAQEIALKWDEDLETYLIQAQEKTLVTMGKDVILPDTTHDSTQDAVQATNRLRRLLGNAPPIEEVYGKPVIAPAKEPHNTLSSERQLVAVQAISGWASWYGPGFHGNLTANGEIYNQYGLTAAHRNLPFGTMIRVTNIDNGRSLVVRINDRGPYVRNRIIDLSKGAAQELGLISTGVAPVRVEILER